A single region of the Pan troglodytes isolate AG18354 chromosome 18, NHGRI_mPanTro3-v2.0_pri, whole genome shotgun sequence genome encodes:
- the ZFP90 gene encoding zinc finger protein 90 homolog isoform X3 yields MAPRPPTAAPQESVTFKDVSVDFTQEEWYHVDPAQRSLYRDVMLENYSHLVSLGYQVSKPEVIFKLEQGEEPWISEGEIQRPFYPGFVCLLPLSLPSGSKGERRQKLPRKNPE; encoded by the exons GAATCAGTGACATTCAAAGATGTGTCTGTGGACTTCACCCAGGAAGAATGGTACCATGTCGACCCTGCTCAGAGGAGCTTATACAGGGATGTGATGCTGGAGAACTATAGCCACCTGGTTTCTCTTG GATATCAAGTTTCCAAGCCAGAGGTGATCTTCAAATTGGAGCAAGGAGAAGAGCCATGGATATCAGAGGGAGAAATCCAACGACCTTTCTATCCAG gatttgtctgcctcctgccactgtcGCTACCATCTGGGAGTAAGGGCGAAAGAAGACAGAAACTTCCAAGAAAGAATCCTGAGTGA
- the ZFP90 gene encoding zinc finger protein 90 homolog isoform X1 yields MAPRPPTAAPQESVTFKDVSVDFTQEEWYHVDPAQRSLYRDVMLENYSHLVSLGYQVSKPEVIFKLEQGEEPWISEGEIQRPFYPDWKTRPEVKSSHLQHDVSEVSHCTHDLLHATLEDSWDVSSQLDRQQENWKRHLGSEASTQKKIITPQESFEQNKFGENSRLNTNLVTQLNIPARIRPSECETLGSNLGHNADLLNQNNILAKKKPYKCDKCRKAFIHRSSLSKHEKTHKGEGAFPNGTDQGIYPGKKHHECTDCGKTFLWKTQLTEHQRIHTGEKPFECNVCGKAFRHSSSLGQHENAHTGEKPYQCSLCGKAFQRSSSLVQHQRIHTGEKPYRCNLCGRSFRHGTSLTQHEVTHSGEKPFQCKECGKAFSRCSSLVQHERTHTGEKPFECSICGRAFGQSPSLYKHMRIHKRGKPYQSSNYSTDFKHSTSLTQDESTLTEVKSYHCNDCGEDFSHITDFTDHQRIHTAENPYDCEQAFSQQAISHPGEKPYQCNVCGKAFKRSTSFIEHHRIHTGEKPYECNECGEAFSRRSSLTQHERTHTGEKPYECIDCGKAFSQSSSLIQHERTHTGEKPYECNECGRAFRKKTNLHDHQRIHTGEKPYSCKECGKNFSRSSALTKHQRIHTRNKL; encoded by the exons GAATCAGTGACATTCAAAGATGTGTCTGTGGACTTCACCCAGGAAGAATGGTACCATGTCGACCCTGCTCAGAGGAGCTTATACAGGGATGTGATGCTGGAGAACTATAGCCACCTGGTTTCTCTTG GATATCAAGTTTCCAAGCCAGAGGTGATCTTCAAATTGGAGCAAGGAGAAGAGCCATGGATATCAGAGGGAGAAATCCAACGACCTTTCTATCCAG ACTGGAAGACCAGGCCTGAAGTCAAATCATCACATTTGCAGCACGATGTATCAGAAGTATCCCACTGCACACATGATCTCTTACATGCTACATTAGAAGACTCCTGGGATGTTAGCAGCCAGTTAGACAGGCAACAGGAAAACTGGAAGAGACATCTGGGATCAGAGGCATCCacccagaagaaaataattacaccacaaGAAAGTTTTGAGCAAAATAAATTTGGTGAAAATTCTAGATTGAACACCAATTTGGTTACACAACTGAACATTCCTGCAAGAATAAGGCCTAGTGAATGTGAGACCCTTGGAAGCAATTTGGGACATAATGCAGACTTACTTAATCAGAATAATATTCTTGCAAAAAAGAAACCCTATAAGTGTGATAAATGTAGAAAAGCCTTTATTCATAGATCATCGCTTAGTAAACATGAGAAAACACATAAAGGAGAGGGAGCTTTCCCTAATGGAACAGATCAAGGAATTTATCCTGGAAAGAAACACCATGAATGTACCGACTGTGGGAAAACCTTTCTCTGGAAGACACAGCTTACTGagcatcagagaattcacactggggAGAAACCCTTTGAATGCAATGTATGTGGAAAGGCCTTCAGGCATAGCTCATCTCTTGGTCAGCATGAGAATGCTCATACCGGAGAGAAACCCTATCAGTGTAGTCTCTGTGGGAAAGCCTTCCAGCGCAGCTCCTCCCTTGTTCAACACCAgcgaattcacactggagagaaaccctatcgATGTAATCTATGCGGGAGGTCCTTTAGGCATGGCACATCCCTCACTCAACACGAGGTCACACACAGTGGAGAGAAGCCCTTCcagtgtaaggaatgtgggaaagcctttagtcGATGTTCTTCCCTTGTCCAACATGAGAGgactcatactggagagaaaccttttGAATGTAGCATATGTGGGAGGGCTTTTGGtcagagcccatccctttataAACATATGAGGATTCATAAGAGAGGCAAACCTTACCAAAGCAGTAACTACAGCACAGATTTCAAGCACAGCACATCTCTCACTCAAGATGAAAGCACTCTTACCGAAGTGAAATCCTACCATTGTAATGACTGTGGGGAAGACTTTAGTCACATTACAGACTTTACTGACCATCAGAGGATCCATACTGCAGAGAACCCCTATGATTGTGAGCAGGCTTTTAGTCAGCAAGCTATTTCTCAtcctggagagaaaccctatcaATGTAATGTATGTGGGAAAGCTTTCAAAAGGAGTACAAGTTTCATAGAGCATcacagaattcatactggagagaaaccctatgaatgtaatgaGTGTGGAGAAGCCTTTAGTCGACGCTCATCGCTTACTCAACATGAGAGAacccacactggagagaaaccctatgaatgtattgactgtgggaaagcctttagtcAAAGTTCATCTCTCATTCAGCATGAGAgaactcatactggagagaagccctatgaatgtaatgaatgtgggagaGCCTTCCGAAAAAAAACCAACCTGCATGatcatcagagaattcatactggagaaaaaccctattcttgtaaggaatgtgggaaaaaCTTCAGCCGAAGTTCAGCTCTTACTAAACACCAGAGAATTCATACTCGAAATAAACTCTAG
- the ZFP90 gene encoding zinc finger protein 90 homolog isoform X2, translating into MLENYSHLVSLGYQVSKPEVIFKLEQGEEPWISEGEIQRPFYPDWKTRPEVKSSHLQHDVSEVSHCTHDLLHATLEDSWDVSSQLDRQQENWKRHLGSEASTQKKIITPQESFEQNKFGENSRLNTNLVTQLNIPARIRPSECETLGSNLGHNADLLNQNNILAKKKPYKCDKCRKAFIHRSSLSKHEKTHKGEGAFPNGTDQGIYPGKKHHECTDCGKTFLWKTQLTEHQRIHTGEKPFECNVCGKAFRHSSSLGQHENAHTGEKPYQCSLCGKAFQRSSSLVQHQRIHTGEKPYRCNLCGRSFRHGTSLTQHEVTHSGEKPFQCKECGKAFSRCSSLVQHERTHTGEKPFECSICGRAFGQSPSLYKHMRIHKRGKPYQSSNYSTDFKHSTSLTQDESTLTEVKSYHCNDCGEDFSHITDFTDHQRIHTAENPYDCEQAFSQQAISHPGEKPYQCNVCGKAFKRSTSFIEHHRIHTGEKPYECNECGEAFSRRSSLTQHERTHTGEKPYECIDCGKAFSQSSSLIQHERTHTGEKPYECNECGRAFRKKTNLHDHQRIHTGEKPYSCKECGKNFSRSSALTKHQRIHTRNKL; encoded by the exons ATGCTGGAGAACTATAGCCACCTGGTTTCTCTTG GATATCAAGTTTCCAAGCCAGAGGTGATCTTCAAATTGGAGCAAGGAGAAGAGCCATGGATATCAGAGGGAGAAATCCAACGACCTTTCTATCCAG ACTGGAAGACCAGGCCTGAAGTCAAATCATCACATTTGCAGCACGATGTATCAGAAGTATCCCACTGCACACATGATCTCTTACATGCTACATTAGAAGACTCCTGGGATGTTAGCAGCCAGTTAGACAGGCAACAGGAAAACTGGAAGAGACATCTGGGATCAGAGGCATCCacccagaagaaaataattacaccacaaGAAAGTTTTGAGCAAAATAAATTTGGTGAAAATTCTAGATTGAACACCAATTTGGTTACACAACTGAACATTCCTGCAAGAATAAGGCCTAGTGAATGTGAGACCCTTGGAAGCAATTTGGGACATAATGCAGACTTACTTAATCAGAATAATATTCTTGCAAAAAAGAAACCCTATAAGTGTGATAAATGTAGAAAAGCCTTTATTCATAGATCATCGCTTAGTAAACATGAGAAAACACATAAAGGAGAGGGAGCTTTCCCTAATGGAACAGATCAAGGAATTTATCCTGGAAAGAAACACCATGAATGTACCGACTGTGGGAAAACCTTTCTCTGGAAGACACAGCTTACTGagcatcagagaattcacactggggAGAAACCCTTTGAATGCAATGTATGTGGAAAGGCCTTCAGGCATAGCTCATCTCTTGGTCAGCATGAGAATGCTCATACCGGAGAGAAACCCTATCAGTGTAGTCTCTGTGGGAAAGCCTTCCAGCGCAGCTCCTCCCTTGTTCAACACCAgcgaattcacactggagagaaaccctatcgATGTAATCTATGCGGGAGGTCCTTTAGGCATGGCACATCCCTCACTCAACACGAGGTCACACACAGTGGAGAGAAGCCCTTCcagtgtaaggaatgtgggaaagcctttagtcGATGTTCTTCCCTTGTCCAACATGAGAGgactcatactggagagaaaccttttGAATGTAGCATATGTGGGAGGGCTTTTGGtcagagcccatccctttataAACATATGAGGATTCATAAGAGAGGCAAACCTTACCAAAGCAGTAACTACAGCACAGATTTCAAGCACAGCACATCTCTCACTCAAGATGAAAGCACTCTTACCGAAGTGAAATCCTACCATTGTAATGACTGTGGGGAAGACTTTAGTCACATTACAGACTTTACTGACCATCAGAGGATCCATACTGCAGAGAACCCCTATGATTGTGAGCAGGCTTTTAGTCAGCAAGCTATTTCTCAtcctggagagaaaccctatcaATGTAATGTATGTGGGAAAGCTTTCAAAAGGAGTACAAGTTTCATAGAGCATcacagaattcatactggagagaaaccctatgaatgtaatgaGTGTGGAGAAGCCTTTAGTCGACGCTCATCGCTTACTCAACATGAGAGAacccacactggagagaaaccctatgaatgtattgactgtgggaaagcctttagtcAAAGTTCATCTCTCATTCAGCATGAGAgaactcatactggagagaagccctatgaatgtaatgaatgtgggagaGCCTTCCGAAAAAAAACCAACCTGCATGatcatcagagaattcatactggagaaaaaccctattcttgtaaggaatgtgggaaaaaCTTCAGCCGAAGTTCAGCTCTTACTAAACACCAGAGAATTCATACTCGAAATAAACTCTAG